In a genomic window of Corynebacterium lizhenjunii:
- the trpB gene encoding tryptophan synthase subunit beta, translated as MTVSRETSAERATLLPAYFGEFGGQFVPESLIPALDQLERAFVDAQNDPEFRAELAGYLKDYLGRPTPLTEATKLGGKARIFLKREDLVHGGAHKTNQVIGQALLAKRMGKKRIIAETGAGQHGTATALACALLDLECVIYMGAKDVARQQPNVYRMELMGAKVVPVDAGSGTLKDAVNEALRDWTATFHESHYLLGTAAGPHPFPTIVREFHKVISEEAKAQMLERTGGLPDVVVACVGGGSNAIGMFADFIEDESVELVGAEPGGQGLDSGKHGATINNGTVGILHGARSYLMRTADGQVEESYSISAGLDYPGVGPQHAHLVQTGRAKYVGITDAEALEAFQILSRTEGIIPALESSHALAYALKRKEEDITILVCLSGRGDKDIDHVRRTLEQHPEYVSKEDN; from the coding sequence ATGACGGTTTCACGTGAAACATCGGCGGAGCGGGCGACCCTCCTGCCGGCTTACTTTGGGGAATTTGGCGGGCAGTTTGTGCCGGAGTCGCTGATTCCCGCACTAGACCAACTGGAGCGCGCGTTTGTGGACGCGCAGAATGACCCAGAGTTCCGGGCGGAGCTGGCTGGGTACCTCAAGGACTACCTGGGCCGGCCCACCCCGCTGACGGAGGCCACCAAGTTGGGCGGAAAGGCGCGCATCTTCCTCAAGCGCGAGGACCTGGTGCACGGCGGCGCCCACAAGACCAACCAGGTCATTGGCCAGGCACTACTGGCCAAGCGGATGGGCAAGAAGCGCATTATCGCCGAGACCGGCGCCGGGCAGCACGGCACGGCCACCGCGTTGGCGTGCGCGCTACTGGATCTGGAGTGCGTGATCTACATGGGCGCTAAAGACGTTGCCCGGCAGCAGCCCAACGTCTACCGCATGGAGCTGATGGGCGCCAAAGTGGTCCCGGTGGATGCCGGCTCCGGCACCCTCAAGGACGCGGTGAATGAGGCCCTGCGCGATTGGACCGCCACCTTCCACGAGTCGCACTACCTACTAGGTACCGCAGCTGGACCACACCCGTTCCCCACCATTGTGCGCGAGTTCCACAAGGTGATTTCAGAGGAAGCCAAGGCGCAGATGCTGGAGCGCACCGGCGGCTTGCCAGACGTGGTTGTCGCCTGCGTGGGCGGTGGGTCCAATGCCATCGGCATGTTTGCGGACTTCATCGAAGACGAGTCCGTGGAGCTGGTGGGCGCGGAGCCCGGCGGCCAGGGCCTGGACTCCGGGAAGCATGGCGCCACCATCAACAATGGCACCGTGGGCATTCTCCACGGCGCACGCTCCTACCTCATGCGCACAGCGGACGGCCAGGTGGAGGAGTCCTATTCCATCTCCGCCGGTCTGGACTACCCGGGCGTGGGCCCGCAGCACGCCCACCTGGTGCAGACTGGCCGCGCGAAATACGTCGGCATCACGGACGCGGAGGCCCTGGAGGCGTTCCAGATCCTCAGCCGCACCGAGGGCATAATCCCCGCGCTGGAGTCCTCGCATGCGCTGGCCTACGCCCTCAAGCGCAAGGAAGAAGACATCACCATCTTGGTGTGCCTGTCCGGCCGCGGGGACAAGGACATCGATCACGTGCGCCGCACCCTGGAGCAACACCCTGAATACGTGTCCAAGGAGGACAACTAA
- a CDS encoding anthranilate synthase component 1, translating into MPLAHATFHTSSRDITYHTDTAQLFQALATPHDSLLLEAADIESKKNLKCLAIVQAALRITCNGQRVAVHALTPTGEAMRERLREQLREYADGEEFVFARSHSADERQRLLDVSTVEVLRSVQLDAGYQSAMLPFVGGGFAFDFLDTFEQLPSVAPGPNDYPDYEFVVAQTLLVVDHLTGQATVHGVNVDPAALQADLERAATTAAELELADAPATPSPAGTPGGGLDRLQAVASVDDATFRGFVSQLQKDIDAGDIYQVVPARSFELDCPDTFAAYRTLRATNPSPYMFYVRGKDYELFGASPESNLKFDAESRQVQLYPIAGTRPRGLNPDGSVNHELDIRNELGMRTDAKEVAEHTMLVDLARNDLARVAVPQTRQVAELLQVDRYSRVMHLVSRVTATLHPDFDALDAYRACMNMGTLTGAPKLRATELIRQTEGTRRGSYGGAVGYLKGDGSMDNCIVIRSAYVKNGRAVVQAGAGVVRDSVPQSEADETLHKAYAVLGAIAQAHHATLEVIR; encoded by the coding sequence ATGCCGTTGGCTCATGCGACGTTTCATACCAGCTCGCGCGACATCACCTACCACACTGATACCGCGCAGCTTTTCCAGGCTTTGGCCACCCCGCACGATAGTTTGCTGCTTGAGGCCGCGGACATTGAGTCAAAGAAGAACCTCAAGTGCTTGGCCATTGTTCAGGCCGCCTTGCGGATTACCTGCAACGGCCAGCGGGTCGCTGTCCACGCGCTGACCCCCACGGGGGAGGCTATGCGTGAGCGCCTGCGCGAGCAGCTGCGTGAGTATGCCGACGGCGAGGAGTTTGTCTTCGCCCGCTCCCACAGTGCCGACGAGCGCCAGCGCCTGCTAGACGTCTCCACCGTGGAGGTCCTGCGCAGCGTGCAGCTGGACGCGGGCTACCAGTCCGCGATGTTGCCCTTTGTGGGCGGCGGGTTTGCCTTTGATTTTTTGGATACCTTTGAGCAGTTGCCGTCGGTGGCGCCGGGGCCGAATGATTATCCCGACTATGAGTTTGTCGTCGCCCAGACCTTGCTGGTGGTCGACCACCTTACCGGCCAGGCCACCGTGCATGGGGTCAATGTTGATCCCGCAGCGCTGCAGGCCGATCTGGAGCGCGCGGCTACCACTGCCGCAGAGCTTGAGCTTGCCGATGCCCCCGCAACCCCCAGCCCCGCAGGTACCCCTGGTGGGGGACTGGATCGCCTGCAGGCGGTGGCATCGGTAGACGATGCCACCTTCCGCGGCTTTGTATCACAGTTACAAAAAGACATTGACGCGGGGGACATCTACCAAGTAGTGCCCGCACGCTCTTTTGAGCTGGATTGCCCGGATACTTTCGCCGCATACCGCACCCTGCGCGCCACCAATCCCTCGCCGTATATGTTCTATGTCCGCGGCAAGGACTATGAGCTCTTTGGGGCCTCCCCGGAATCGAATCTGAAATTCGATGCAGAGTCGCGGCAGGTGCAGCTTTATCCGATTGCGGGCACGCGCCCGCGCGGGCTGAACCCCGATGGCAGCGTAAACCACGAATTGGATATCCGCAATGAGTTGGGCATGCGCACCGACGCCAAGGAAGTAGCCGAGCACACCATGCTGGTAGACCTCGCGCGCAATGACCTCGCGCGGGTGGCCGTGCCCCAGACCCGCCAAGTAGCAGAGCTACTGCAAGTGGATCGCTACTCTCGGGTGATGCATCTGGTCTCCCGGGTCACCGCCACGCTGCACCCGGACTTTGATGCCCTGGACGCCTACCGGGCGTGTATGAACATGGGCACGCTCACCGGGGCGCCAAAGCTGCGGGCGACTGAACTCATCCGCCAGACAGAAGGCACGCGCCGCGGCTCCTATGGTGGGGCAGTGGGCTACCTCAAGGGCGATGGCTCGATGGATAATTGCATTGTGATTCGCTCCGCGTACGTGAAGAATGGCCGCGCCGTTGTCCAAGCCGGCGCCGGGGTAGTGCGCGATTCCGTCCCTCAATCCGAGGCCGATGAAACCCTGCACAAAGCCTACGCCGTCCTGGGCGCCATTGCCCAAGCCCACCACGCTACCTTGGAGGTGATCCGCTAA
- the trpCF gene encoding bifunctional indole-3-glycerol-phosphate synthase TrpC/phosphoribosylanthranilate isomerase TrpF — MDQSQQAALPTVLEGIVAARRTHLPAIRERLAHVDLDALPRSQRSFTEALRGTNRFIMECKSSSPSLGVIRAHYEPGAIARIYSRYASAISVLCEPERFGGDYDHLQTVALSTHLPVLCKDFIIDPIQVYAARYYGADAILLMMSIVDDETFRELKALADSLGLDVLTEAITAEEVERARAFGVDVIGINNRNLHDLSIDLERTARLAGGIPEGSVVVSESGIRDHATVRRLGAHAHAFLVGSQLTGTPDVDRACRLLAFGENKVCGLTSPRTAQAARAAGAVYGGLVFEASSPRSVTPEQAAAIISQEPGLDYVAVSRRTTGWEELALDGISALQIHAPYQGSVQAETKLIESVRAVADGRQVWRAIDMTAEHGPELAQHLAELSADGPHAPGYVERLVLDSGAGGTGTAFDWGTVSPAVGKLALLAGGIGKHNAKEALAVGTLGLDINSGVETAPGVKDSGLIAQTFSIIRTYTDAP; from the coding sequence ATGGACCAGAGCCAACAGGCGGCGCTGCCCACAGTGCTCGAGGGCATTGTGGCCGCGCGGCGCACGCACCTGCCCGCCATCCGTGAGCGCCTCGCGCACGTGGACTTGGACGCCCTGCCGCGCTCGCAGCGCTCCTTTACGGAAGCACTGCGGGGAACCAACCGCTTCATTATGGAATGCAAGTCCTCCTCGCCGTCGCTGGGGGTAATTCGCGCGCACTACGAGCCGGGCGCGATTGCGCGGATCTACTCGCGCTATGCCTCTGCGATTTCGGTGCTCTGCGAGCCGGAGCGCTTTGGCGGGGACTATGACCACCTGCAAACAGTGGCGCTGTCCACGCACCTGCCGGTGCTATGTAAGGACTTCATCATTGATCCCATTCAGGTCTATGCGGCACGATACTATGGCGCCGACGCCATCTTGTTGATGATGTCCATTGTGGATGATGAGACCTTCCGGGAGCTCAAGGCCCTGGCGGATTCGCTAGGGCTAGATGTGCTGACGGAGGCGATTACCGCAGAGGAGGTCGAGCGCGCGCGGGCTTTCGGTGTGGACGTCATTGGGATTAATAACCGCAATCTGCATGACTTGAGCATTGACTTGGAGCGCACCGCGCGTCTGGCCGGTGGGATTCCGGAGGGCAGCGTGGTGGTTTCGGAATCCGGCATTCGGGACCACGCCACGGTGCGCCGCCTGGGGGCGCACGCGCACGCTTTCCTGGTGGGCTCGCAACTCACCGGCACCCCGGACGTGGACCGCGCCTGCCGTCTGCTGGCGTTTGGGGAAAATAAGGTGTGCGGATTGACTTCCCCGCGCACCGCCCAGGCCGCCCGCGCCGCCGGTGCGGTATATGGCGGGCTGGTTTTTGAGGCTTCCTCACCGCGCAGCGTCACGCCGGAGCAAGCCGCCGCCATTATTTCCCAGGAGCCCGGCCTGGATTATGTCGCCGTCTCCCGGCGCACCACCGGCTGGGAGGAGCTGGCCCTTGACGGCATCAGCGCCCTGCAGATCCACGCCCCTTACCAAGGCAGTGTCCAGGCGGAGACCAAGCTGATCGAGTCAGTGCGCGCCGTCGCCGACGGGCGGCAGGTGTGGCGCGCCATCGACATGACCGCCGAGCACGGACCGGAGCTAGCCCAACACCTGGCGGAGCTCAGCGCCGACGGCCCGCACGCCCCCGGGTACGTGGAGCGTCTGGTGTTGGACTCCGGCGCGGGCGGTACCGGAACCGCCTTCGATTGGGGCACGGTGTCACCTGCGGTAGGGAAGTTGGCGTTGCTGGCAGGGGGCATCGGCAAGCACAATGCCAAGGAAGCCCTGGCAGTGGGTACGCTGGGCCTGGACATTAATTCTGGAGTGGAGACGGCTCCGGGCGTGAAGGATTCTGGGCTCATCGCGCAGACCTTCTCCATCATTCGCACGTATACGGACGCGCCTTAA
- a CDS encoding ABC transporter substrate-binding protein yields MKILSRPRKALALIGASALLLAGCSSDSGSTDSTQGGKDGESYSIGINQLVQHPALDAAAEGFKEAFEEAGVNVEWDEQNANGEQSTALSIAQQLAGKKHDLNLAIATPAAQAMAKTVKDTPVLFTAVTDAVAAELVASNDAPGGNVTGTSDIAPIEEQVKLLRQLVPNAKSIGVVYASGEVNSQVQVDELKKVASGLGLEVKTQTVTSVNEIPQAAQALGAVDTIYVPTDNMVVSGIASLVKVANEKKIPVIGAEAGTVEGGAVATLGIDYEALGRQTGQMALKILREGADPATTPVETANEFTYVVNKEAAKAQGVEIPAEILEQAETV; encoded by the coding sequence ATGAAGATTCTTTCCCGTCCCCGTAAGGCTCTGGCGCTCATCGGCGCCTCCGCCCTCCTGCTCGCAGGCTGCTCCAGCGACTCCGGCTCCACAGATTCCACCCAGGGTGGCAAGGACGGCGAGTCCTACTCCATTGGCATCAACCAGCTGGTCCAGCACCCCGCTTTGGATGCTGCCGCAGAGGGCTTCAAGGAAGCCTTCGAGGAAGCTGGCGTAAACGTAGAGTGGGACGAGCAGAACGCCAACGGCGAGCAGTCTACTGCCCTGTCCATCGCCCAGCAGCTGGCTGGCAAGAAGCACGACCTCAACCTGGCCATCGCCACCCCGGCAGCCCAGGCTATGGCCAAGACTGTCAAGGACACCCCGGTGCTGTTCACCGCCGTCACCGATGCCGTGGCGGCCGAGCTGGTGGCCTCTAACGATGCCCCCGGTGGCAACGTCACCGGCACCTCCGACATCGCCCCCATCGAGGAGCAGGTCAAGCTGCTGCGCCAGCTGGTGCCGAACGCCAAGAGCATCGGCGTTGTCTACGCCTCCGGTGAGGTCAACTCGCAGGTGCAGGTGGACGAGCTGAAGAAGGTTGCCTCCGGCCTGGGCCTGGAGGTCAAGACTCAGACTGTCACCTCCGTTAATGAGATCCCGCAGGCTGCCCAAGCGCTGGGAGCGGTGGACACCATCTACGTCCCTACTGACAACATGGTGGTCTCCGGCATCGCCTCCCTGGTCAAGGTGGCAAATGAGAAGAAGATCCCGGTCATCGGCGCTGAGGCCGGCACTGTGGAGGGCGGCGCGGTAGCCACCCTGGGCATCGACTACGAGGCCCTGGGCCGCCAGACGGGCCAGATGGCCCTGAAGATCCTGCGCGAGGGCGCAGACCCGGCCACCACCCCGGTGGAGACCGCCAATGAGTTCACCTACGTGGTAAATAAGGAAGCCGCGAAGGCTCAGGGCGTTGAGATTCCCGCTGAGATCCTGGAGCAGGCTGAAACCGTATGA
- the trpA gene encoding tryptophan synthase subunit alpha, which produces MSRYEQLFAALRERGEGAFVPFIMLGDPTPEAALAVVRAAVAGGADALELGVPFSDPVADGPTIQASHVRALHNGATVDAAVEQVRAIRAEFPELPLGLLIYGNVAFTRGLDKFYADFAAAGADSILLPDVPVREGAPFAAAAERAGVAPIFIAPARASEQTLAGVAKHSRGYIYAISRDGVTGTEKESQTLGLEEVVENVARFGGAPVLLGFGISTPEHVAAAVHAGAAGAITGSALTKIIESHLDASHQVADVAALAADVTEFVATMKAATRLA; this is translated from the coding sequence ATGAGCCGTTATGAGCAACTCTTTGCCGCCCTGCGCGAGCGCGGCGAGGGCGCCTTCGTCCCCTTCATCATGCTGGGGGACCCCACCCCGGAAGCCGCCCTGGCGGTGGTGCGTGCCGCAGTAGCTGGCGGTGCCGACGCCCTGGAGCTCGGCGTACCTTTCTCCGACCCCGTGGCCGACGGCCCCACCATCCAGGCCTCCCACGTGCGCGCGCTACACAATGGTGCCACCGTCGATGCCGCCGTGGAGCAAGTCCGCGCCATCCGCGCCGAATTCCCGGAGCTGCCCCTGGGCCTGCTGATCTACGGCAACGTGGCCTTTACTCGCGGCTTGGACAAGTTCTACGCCGACTTTGCGGCCGCGGGTGCAGACTCCATTTTGCTTCCCGATGTCCCCGTGCGAGAAGGCGCCCCCTTCGCCGCGGCTGCTGAGCGCGCCGGTGTTGCGCCGATCTTCATTGCCCCGGCCCGCGCCTCCGAGCAGACCCTGGCCGGGGTGGCCAAGCACTCCCGTGGCTATATCTACGCCATCTCCCGCGATGGCGTGACCGGCACGGAGAAAGAATCCCAGACCCTGGGCCTGGAAGAAGTAGTGGAGAATGTGGCGCGCTTTGGCGGCGCCCCGGTGTTGCTGGGCTTTGGTATCTCCACCCCGGAGCACGTGGCTGCTGCCGTGCACGCAGGCGCCGCCGGGGCCATCACCGGCTCGGCACTGACCAAGATCATCGAAAGCCACCTGGATGCTTCACACCAGGTGGCAGATGTTGCGGCCCTAGCCGCGGATGTTACGGAATTCGTCGCCACGATGAAGGCCGCGACGCGCCTGGCCTAG
- a CDS encoding anthranilate synthase component II, whose product MNATGPHVVLIDNHDSFVYNLVDALAGFNTTVFRNTVPVDEVLAARPDLICLSPGPGHPTQAGNMMELLDRVLGQIPVLGICLGFQALLHRHGGTVEPCGPVHGVSVPMTLTPAGAVHPIFTGLTTDTEPDQPDYVGTQVPVARYHSLGCTAVPEGMRALATTATDIGEVVMAAETLDGKALGVQFHPESVLTPTGPIMLERCIAQLTAR is encoded by the coding sequence ATGAACGCAACCGGCCCACACGTCGTGCTGATCGACAACCATGACTCCTTTGTCTACAACCTGGTAGACGCCCTGGCTGGGTTTAATACCACGGTCTTTCGTAATACCGTGCCGGTCGATGAGGTGCTGGCTGCCCGCCCGGACTTGATTTGCCTTTCGCCCGGCCCGGGCCACCCCACCCAGGCGGGCAACATGATGGAACTACTCGACCGCGTGCTGGGCCAGATCCCCGTACTGGGGATCTGTCTGGGCTTCCAGGCTTTGCTGCACCGCCACGGTGGCACCGTAGAGCCCTGCGGCCCGGTGCATGGCGTCTCCGTTCCCATGACGCTGACCCCGGCGGGCGCGGTGCACCCCATCTTTACCGGACTAACCACTGATACCGAGCCGGACCAGCCAGACTACGTGGGCACCCAGGTTCCGGTGGCTCGCTATCATTCGCTGGGCTGTACCGCAGTACCCGAGGGCATGCGCGCCTTGGCTACGACCGCCACGGACATTGGCGAGGTAGTCATGGCCGCAGAGACCCTAGACGGTAAGGCCCTGGGCGTGCAATTCCACCCGGAATCTGTGCTGACTCCCACCGGTCCCATCATGCTGGAGCGCTGCATTGCGCAACTGACCGCCCGCTAG
- a CDS encoding ABC transporter permease — MIGALELGLIYAVLAIGVYLTFRVLDFPDLTVDGSFTTGAATAAVLISNDVNPFAASVAGFAAGCVAGLVTGLLHTKGGINGLLAGILTMIALWSINLRIMGSANIPLLSTSSVFDPVLDLMGTWAGVGLLAASAAIVVAVVVWFLSTDLGLSLRATGDNEQMITSFGVSTDATKMLTLALSNGFVGLAGALVAQYQGFADISMGIGLILVGLASVIVGQALLPQRNMWLVVGSVAIGAVVYRLIIFAALSVGLNPNDMKLISALLVVAALLLPRLGGSGNLLKRKGARA, encoded by the coding sequence ATGATCGGCGCGCTGGAACTAGGCCTTATCTACGCGGTATTGGCCATTGGCGTTTATCTGACCTTCCGCGTGCTGGACTTTCCGGATCTGACGGTGGACGGCTCCTTTACCACCGGAGCCGCCACTGCCGCGGTGTTGATCTCCAACGATGTCAATCCCTTCGCTGCCAGCGTGGCCGGCTTTGCGGCGGGCTGCGTAGCCGGTCTGGTCACCGGCTTGCTGCACACCAAGGGCGGCATCAATGGGCTGCTGGCCGGCATCTTGACCATGATCGCCCTGTGGTCCATCAACCTGCGCATCATGGGCAGCGCCAACATTCCGCTGCTGTCCACGTCCAGCGTCTTTGACCCCGTGCTGGACCTGATGGGGACCTGGGCGGGCGTGGGGCTCCTGGCGGCATCGGCAGCAATTGTGGTGGCCGTGGTGGTGTGGTTCCTGTCTACCGACCTGGGCCTGAGCCTGCGCGCCACGGGAGATAATGAACAGATGATCACCTCCTTTGGCGTGTCTACCGATGCCACTAAGATGCTCACCCTGGCCTTGTCCAACGGCTTCGTGGGCTTGGCGGGTGCCCTGGTGGCCCAGTACCAAGGCTTTGCGGATATTTCCATGGGCATTGGCCTGATCCTGGTGGGTTTGGCTTCCGTCATCGTGGGTCAGGCACTGCTGCCCCAGCGCAACATGTGGCTGGTGGTTGGCTCCGTGGCTATCGGCGCGGTGGTCTACCGCCTGATCATTTTCGCCGCCTTGTCCGTGGGCCTGAACCCGAATGACATGAAGCTGATTAGCGCCCTGCTGGTGGTGGCCGCCCTGCTGCTACCCCGTCTGGGTGGCAGCGGCAATCTGCTGAAGCGAAAGGGTGCTCGTGCTTAA